One part of the Montipora foliosa isolate CH-2021 unplaced genomic scaffold, ASM3666993v2 scaffold_476, whole genome shotgun sequence genome encodes these proteins:
- the LOC137989818 gene encoding uncharacterized protein, producing MSDTGIKVNSLGKAETLNAQFQQVFTQEDLSSIPNAASCVVRYFGLWKIRRKYLQLTKVLLSNVRSLVPKIDEIREFVLRTKVHLAFITETWLRSSISDSVVSIPDFVVIRKDRHLDSHGGVCAYVKEGQCKYKVLDELQCCESHEILWLHLRPNRLPRGFSCVIAAVVYHPPGADEGTIRDHLFHSLLQAETKYPNCGFIISGDFNPLNIKQVAHHFKLKQIVGVPTRNNSTLDLVFTNMHEFYNKPEAHPPFGLSDHNSRKSSKVAMGKFLGSFDWHAPFSALYTCGDMWNLLCKTIHTGLHILMPFKRTKICSADAPWMTQKLKSLILKRQKALNSRGSESSSFKHYRNLVNRGKKECRAEYYQSKIQNLKEELSNGGWRLNVLVG from the exons ATGAGTGATACAGGAATTAAAGTCAATAGTCTTGGTAAAGCTGAAACTCTAAATGCTCAATTTCAACAAGTATTTACACAGGAAGATTTATCCTCCATTCCCAATGCAGCCTCTTGTG TTGTGCGGTATTTCGG GTTATGGAAAATCAGACGAAAATACCTACAACTCACCAAAGTATTGTTATCTAATGTAAGGTCTCTTGTACCTAAAATAGACGAGATCAGAGAGTTTGTTTTGCGCACTAAAGTACATCTTGCCTTCATCACCGAAACTTGGCTACGCTCCTCGATATCTGATAGTGTTGTGTCTATCCCAGACTTTGTTGTCATCCGTAAAGATAGACATTTGGACAGCCACGGAGGAGTATGTGCTTATGTTAAGGAAGGCCAATGCAAATATAAAGTACTAGATGAGTTGCAATGTTGCGAAAGCCATGAGATCTTATGGCTCCACTTAAGACCTAATAGACTACCCCGAGGTTTTTCCTGTGTTATTGCTGCGGTTGTTTACCATCCACCAGGAGCGGATGAAGGGACAATTCGGGACCATTTGTTCCATTCGCTATTACAAGCAGAAACAAAGTATCCAAACTGTGGTTTCATCATTTCAGGAGATTTCAACCCACTAAATATCAAACAGGTAGCACATCATTTCAAATTGAAGCAGATTGTGGGAGTACCGACTAGAAATAACTCAACCTTAGACCTTGTATTCACGAACATGcatgaattttacaacaaacctgAAGCACATCCACCCTTTGGTCTATCTGACCATAATTCTAGGAAGAGTTCTAAAGTAGCCATGGGGAAGTTCCTTGGCTCTTTTGACTGGCATGCCCCTTTCAGTGCCTTATACACCTGTGGAGACATGTGGAACTTATTGTGCAAGACCATTCACACAGGCTTACACATTCTTATGCCGTTCAAAAGGACAAAAATTTGCAGTGCCGATGCCCCATGGATGACACAAAAGCTAAAGTCGTTGATACTTAAAAGACAAAAGGCCTTAAACAGTAGAGGTAGTGAGTCATCGTCCTTTAAGCACTACCGGAACCTTGTCAATAGGGGTAAAAAAGAATGCAGAGCAGAATATTATCAATCAAAAATTCAGAACCTCAAGGAAGAACTAAGCAATGGTGGGTGGAGGTTAAACGTCTTAGTGGGATGA